A genomic stretch from Setaria viridis chromosome 1, Setaria_viridis_v4.0, whole genome shotgun sequence includes:
- the LOC140221476 gene encoding GDSL esterase/lipase At2g04570-like, whose product MRCIWRHKATNVNLFVQFGEVIPMSKQLEYFSGVVKHMTKLSGAKKTSSFLCRSIFLISAGSNDMFEYSASPGPSDDYKFLSGLVAAYKQSITVRAARHALRLCSSALDLKKKSYRNRHAGDVATRPLMMYAPQALYEMGARKFSVISVPPLGCLPSQRLRRLKQMGTQGCFDPLNDLSLRSYPMLAAMLQDLARDLPGMAYSLADAFTMVSFVFENPRTDAWSKRSAP is encoded by the coding sequence ATGCGGTGCATATGGAGACACAAGGCGACTAATGTGAACTTGTTTGTGCAGTTTGGCGAGGTGATCCCGATGTCGAAACAGCTGGAGTACTTCTCAGGGGTTGTCAAGCACATGACCAAGCTGTCAGGCGCGAAGAAGACCTCCAGCTTCCTCTGCAGGTCCATCTTTCTCATCAGCGCCGGCAGCAACGACATGTTCGAATACTCCGCGTCTCCTGGTCCTAGCGACGACTACAAGTTCTTGAGTGGCCTCGTTGCTGCCTACAAGCAGTCCATCACGGTACGTGCAGCACGCCACGCTCTGCGTCTCTGTTCATCCGCTCTAGACCTCAAGAAGAAAAGTTACCGAAATCGGCATGCCGGTGACGTTGCAACGCGTCCTCTGATGATGTATGCACCGCAGGCCCTTTATGAGATGGGCGCGAGGAAGTTCAGCGTCATCAGCGTCCCGCCGCTGGGGTGCCTGCCGTCGCAGCGGCTGCGCCGGCTGAAGCAGATGGGCACCCAGGGTTGCTTCGACCCGCTCAACGACCTCTCGCTGCGCTCCTACCCGATGCTCGCGGCGATGCTGCAGGACCTGGCCCGCGACCTGCCCGGCATGGCCTACTCCCTCGCCGACGCCTTCACCATGGTCTCCTTCGTCTTCGAGAACCCGCGGACCGACGCCTGGAGTAAGCGATCCGCACCTTAA
- the LOC117834284 gene encoding GDSL esterase/lipase At5g08460, which produces MANRAASYVLAAVCLLVLAATVAEARHPRLVPAVFVFGDSTVDVGNNNDLNISVGARANYPKYGVDFPGSVPTGRFSNGLNTADLLGRLTYCTL; this is translated from the coding sequence ATGGCCAACCGGGCCGCTTCCTACGTGCTCGCGGCCGTGTGCCTGCTTGTGCTCGCGGCGACGGTCGCGGAGGCGAGGCACCCGCGGCTCGTCCCGGCGGTGTTCGTGTTCGGCGACTCCACGGTGGACGTCGGCAACAACAACGACCTGAACATCTCCGTCGGGGCCAGAGCCAACTACCCCAAGTACGGCGTGGACTTCCCCGGGTCGGTGCCGACCGGCCGGTTCAGCAATGGCCTCAACACGGCGGACTTGCTAGGTAGGTTAACGTACTGCACTCTGTAA
- the LOC117841729 gene encoding GDSL esterase/lipase At5g55050, with the protein MPHYAGQAAQHHGPAMATVPQVRVLLLRALLAAATFACAAAAAGSNKVPAIYVFGDSTADVGNNNYLPGSAVPRANFPHNGVDFPTSRPTGRFSNGYNGVDFLAMNMGFKRSPPPFLAVANKTNKQVFRGLLGVNFASAGSGILDTTGSSIIPLSQQVEQFDALQRNISARITQGAADAVLSRSVFLVSTGGNDLFAFFSRNSTPSDADKQRFVGNLVSLYQNHVKALYVLGARKFAVIDVPPIGCCPYPRSLHPLGACIDVLNELARGFNKGVRDAMHGLGASFQGLKYSVGSSHAVVQSIMKHPQRLGFKDVTNACCGSGRFNGKSGCTPNATLCDNRHEYLFWDLLHPTHAASKIAAAAIYDGSLHFAAPINFRQLVEDQC; encoded by the exons ATGCCGCACTACGCCGGGCAGGCTGCACAGCATCACGGCCCGGCCATGGCCACCGTGCCACAAGTGcgagtgctgctgctgcgcgctctgctcgctgctgctaCGTTCGcatgcgccgcggcggcggcggggagcaaCAAGGTGCCGGCGATCTACGTCTTCGGGGACTCCACGGCGGACGTGGGCAACAACAACTACCTGCCGGGCAGCGCCGTGCCGCGGGCCAACTTCCCGCACAACGGCGTCGACTTCCCGACGTCGAGGCCCACCGGAAGGTTCAGCAATGGCTACAACGGCGTCGACTTCTTGG CTATGAACATGGGCTTCAAGCGCAGCCCCCCGCCATTCCTCGCCGTGGCCAACAAAACCAACAAGCAGGTCTTCAGGGGTCTACTGGGAGTGAACTTCGCCTCTGCAGGATCAGGCATTCTTGACACGACA GGGAGCTCCATCATCCCGTTGAGCCAGCAGGTCGAGCAGTTCGACGCCTTGCAGCGCAACATCTCCGCGCGCATCACCCAGGGGGCGGCCGACGCCGTGCTGTCGCGATCGGTGTTCCTCGTCAGCACCGGCGGCAACGACCTCTTCGCCTTCTTCTCGCGGAACAGCACGCCGTCGGACGCCGACAAGCAGCGGTTCGTCGGCAACCTCGTCTCGCTGTACCAGAACCATGTCAAG GCACTGTACGTGCTCGGCGCGAGGAAGTTCGCGGTGATCGACGTCCCGCCGATCGGGTGCTGTCCGTACCCCAGGAGCCTGCACCCGCTCGGTGCCTGCATCGACGTCCTCAACGAGCTGGCGCGCGGGTTCAACAAGGGCGTCAGGGACGCCATGCACGGCCTCGGCGCGAGCTTCCAGGGACTCAAGTACTCCGTCGGGAGCTCCCACGCCGTCGTGCAGAGCATCATGAAGCACCCGCAAAGGCTCG GGTTCAAGGACGTCACGAACGCGTGCTGCGGGTCGGGGCGGTTCAACGGCAAGTCCGGGTGCACGCCCAACGCGACGCTGTGCGACAACCGGCACGAGTACCTGTTCTGGGACCTGCTGCACCCGACGCACGCCGCCTCCAagatcgccgccgcggccatctACGACGGCTCGCTCCACTTCGCCGCGCCGATAAACTTCAGGCAGCTGGTGGAGGACCAGTGCTAG
- the LOC117834274 gene encoding dehydrin DHN1 has product MEDERNTQLHHQGGEAQEKAADQVEVKDRGILDTLLGRKKPEDQEKKQEEELVTGMEKVTVAEPEKHEHKKEEHEAGEKKESLLAKLHRTSSSSSSSSDEEEEVIDENGEIVKRKKKKGLKEKIKEKLPGHKDHAEGEHHTAVPAPAPAPVETHAYKEDDHKPYVPAPAPPPVETHVHHHDHAVVVQKIEDDAKTDAPPAPEEEKKGLLDKIKEKLPGGHKKPEDAAGAPAVHAPAPTPHTEDVSSPDGKEKKGLLGKIMDKIPGYNKGSGEEDHKAAGAAAGEHKTTSS; this is encoded by the exons ATGGAGGATGAGAGGAACACCCAGCTGCACCACCAGGGCGGCGAGGCCCAGGAGAAGGCCGCCGATCAGGTGGAGGTGAAGGACAGGGGGATCCTGGACACCCTTCTCGGCAGGAAGAAGCCCGAGGaccaggagaagaagcaggaggaggagctggtgaCCGGCATGGAAAAGGTCACGGTGGCCGAGCCTGAGAAGCACGAGCACAAGAAGGAAGAGCACGAGGCCGGGGAGAAGAAGGAGAGCCTCCTCGCCAAGCTGCACCGCACCAGCTCTAGCTCTAGCTCG TCGagcgacgaggaagaggaggtgatCGACGAGAACGGCGAGATCgtcaagaggaagaagaagaagggcctCAAGGAGAAGATCAAGGAGAAGCTGCCCGGCCACAAGGACCACGCCGAGGGCGAGCACCACACGGCCGTACCGGCCCCGGCGCCAGCGCCCGTGGAGACGCACGCTTACAAGGAGGACGACCACAAGCCGTACGTCCCGGCGCCGGCTCCCCCGCCCGTGGAGACGCACGTCCACCACCATGAccacgccgtcgtcgtccagaAGATCGAGGACGACGCGAAGACCGACGCCCCACCGGcaccggaggaggagaagaaaggcCTCCTTGACAAGATCAAGGAGAAGCTCCCCGGTGGCCACAAGAAGCCGGAGGACGCTGCCGGCGCACCCGCCGTCCACGCGCCAGCGCCGACACCGCACACCGAGGACGTGAGCAGCCCGGACGGCAAGGAGAAGAAGGGCTTGCTGGGCAAGATCATGGACAAGATACCCGGGTACAACAAGGGCTCCGGCGAGGAGGACCAcaaggccgccggcgctgctgccgGCGAGCACAAGACCACCAGCTCTTAA
- the LOC117866236 gene encoding protein S-acyltransferase 10 isoform X1 — protein sequence MASSSATEPGTRLSDRVRRSSLGLRFMVLLMHVLFVGAVFFLDPTLDWRIHEEPWYIGVYGVLVLLTLVQYFYTAGSSPGYVVDVMRAGSSMHATFVNTAALSKQSNSRNGNISSPTSRAQLQKLSTMTPSSSWAQMVMDLYPPGSSSRDWTCTYCRVVQPPRTRHCHDCDKCVLQFDHHCIWLGTCIGKKNHCRFWWYIFEETILCIWTAALYIESLRLDVDKAWWKDFVGVILLAVLIFILIFLLLLLGFHSYIALTNQTTYEVARRKRIFYLRGVPERVHPFSKGICRNLYDFCCSSQKGYILEALPPAEDLEARAARYTCRDVICCRCC from the exons atggcgtcctcctccgccaccgagCCCGGCACCCGCCTTTCGGATCGAG TGAGGAGGTCGTCGCTGGGGCTCAGATTCATGGTGCTCCTGATGCACGTGCTCTTCGTCGGCGCCGTCTTCTTCCTCGATCCGACTCTCGACTGGCGAATCCATGAGGAGCCGTG GTATATTGGGGTGTACGGAGTGCTTGTTCTGCTCACGCTAGTTCAGTACTTCTACACAGCTGGCTCATCTCCAGG GTATGTTGTTGATGTAATGAGAGCTGGTTCCTCAATGCATGCGACCTTCGTCAATACCGCTGCTCTTTCAAA GCAGTCAAATTCAAGAAATGGAAACATAAGTTCCCCGACCAGCCGTGCTCAACTACAGAAACTTAGCACAATGACACCTTCATCGTCATGGGCGCAGATGGTTATGGATCTATATCCTCCAGGGTCAAGCAGCAG GGATTGGACTTGCACCTACTGCAGGGTTGTTCAG CCACCTCGTACAAGGCACTGCCATGACTGCGATAAATGTGTCCTTCAATTCGATCATCACTGCATATGGCTTGGAACATGCATTGGCAAAAAGAATCATTGCCGTTTTTG GTGGTACATATTTGAAGAAACAATACTGTGTATCTGGACTGCTGCTCTCTACATCGAGTCATTACGTTTAGATGTGGACAAGGCCTG GTGGAAGGACTTTGTTGGTGTAATATTGCTGGCAGTGTTGATATTTATCCTTATATTCCTACTGCTATTGTTGGGGTTTCATTC GTACATTGCTCTAACAAATCAAACAACCTATGAAGTTGCCAGAAGGAAGCGCATATTCTACTTAAG GGGAGTACCTGAAAGAGTTCATCCATTCAGTAAAGGCATATGCAGAAATCTCTACGACTTCTGCTGTTCCAGCCAGAAAGGATATATTCTGGAAGCTTTGCCCCCAGCTGAGGATCTGGAAGCTAGAGCTGCTCGTTACACATGCCGAGATGTCATTTGCTGCCGTTGCTGCTGA
- the LOC117866236 gene encoding protein S-acyltransferase 10 isoform X2 → MASSSATEPGTRLSDRVRRSSLGLRFMVLLMHVLFVGAVFFLDPTLDWRIHEEPWYIGVYGVLVLLTLVQYFYTAGSSPGYVVDVMRAGSSMHATFVNTAALSKQSNSRNGNISSPTSRAQLQKLSTMTPSSSWAQMVMDLYPPGSSSRDWTCTYCRVVQPPRTRHCHDCDKCVLQFDHHCIWLGTCIGKKNHCRFWWYIFEETILCIWTAALYIESLRLDVDKAWWKDFVGVILLAVLIFILIFLLLLLGFHSYIALTNQTTYEVARRKRIFYLRLYHLQGST, encoded by the exons atggcgtcctcctccgccaccgagCCCGGCACCCGCCTTTCGGATCGAG TGAGGAGGTCGTCGCTGGGGCTCAGATTCATGGTGCTCCTGATGCACGTGCTCTTCGTCGGCGCCGTCTTCTTCCTCGATCCGACTCTCGACTGGCGAATCCATGAGGAGCCGTG GTATATTGGGGTGTACGGAGTGCTTGTTCTGCTCACGCTAGTTCAGTACTTCTACACAGCTGGCTCATCTCCAGG GTATGTTGTTGATGTAATGAGAGCTGGTTCCTCAATGCATGCGACCTTCGTCAATACCGCTGCTCTTTCAAA GCAGTCAAATTCAAGAAATGGAAACATAAGTTCCCCGACCAGCCGTGCTCAACTACAGAAACTTAGCACAATGACACCTTCATCGTCATGGGCGCAGATGGTTATGGATCTATATCCTCCAGGGTCAAGCAGCAG GGATTGGACTTGCACCTACTGCAGGGTTGTTCAG CCACCTCGTACAAGGCACTGCCATGACTGCGATAAATGTGTCCTTCAATTCGATCATCACTGCATATGGCTTGGAACATGCATTGGCAAAAAGAATCATTGCCGTTTTTG GTGGTACATATTTGAAGAAACAATACTGTGTATCTGGACTGCTGCTCTCTACATCGAGTCATTACGTTTAGATGTGGACAAGGCCTG GTGGAAGGACTTTGTTGGTGTAATATTGCTGGCAGTGTTGATATTTATCCTTATATTCCTACTGCTATTGTTGGGGTTTCATTC GTACATTGCTCTAACAAATCAAACAACCTATGAAGTTGCCAGAAGGAAGCGCATATTCTACTTAAG GCTGTATCACTTGCAGGGGAGTACCTGA
- the LOC117856040 gene encoding uncharacterized protein: MVAGFRRTISFPAPKSPTPPSNKSAAYRARSASLPCRFHPLVLQLDDDVADLRALVGRLLSGASAEAVAEGAEQLGRVLVSLSDLLHHPQAQDPLRRLGRSPFAERLLDDFLRLADAHGSFRDALVSLAALQAEARAALRREEPARLASAARALRRSGRDLPRIASAARTVAAKAPPPPPADLPADAAAIAAAVVDAAAAVASASAAVFSGVSCLSVAAATARVEVEPTPCWMPSPARFATPSATPRHVVVTTRPASPMPRIWWVADLMRWMSRAKRRSAKRQHADVHGAESAAAVSQLDAAVDPDELERKAAFERLDNLGRCIADVESSGEKVFRALVNTRVSLLNILSPAF, encoded by the coding sequence ATGGTGGCCGGGTTCCGCCGCACGATCTCGTTCCCGGCGCCCAAGTCGCCCACGCCGCCCAGCAACAAGTCCGCGGCGTACCGGGCCCGGTCGGCGAGCCTGCCGTGCCGGTTCCACCCGCTGGTGCTCCagctcgacgacgacgtcgccgacCTGCGGGCGCTGGTGGGGCGCCTGCTGTCGGGGGCCTCCGCGGAGGCCGTGGCCGAGGGCGCGGAGCAGCTGGGCCGTGTCCTCGTCTCGCTCTCCGACCTGCTGCACCACCCGCAGGCGCAGGACCCGCTGCGCCGGCTGGGGCGGTCCCCGTTCGCGGAGCGGCTGCTGGACGacttcctccgcctcgccgacgcGCACGGCAGCTTCCGGGACGCGCTCGTGTCGCTCGCCGCGCTCCAGGCCGAGGCccgcgccgcgctgcgccgGGAGGAGCCCGCCCGGctcgcgtcggcggcgcgcgcgctacGCCGGTCCGGCCGCGACCTCCCGCGGATCGCGTCCGCGGCGCGCACCGTGGCGGCGAaggcgccgcctcccccgcccgcCGACCTccccgcggacgccgccgccatcgccgccgcggtcgtcgacgcggccgccgccgtggcctcggcctccgcggcgGTCTTCTCCGGGGTGTCCTgcctctccgtcgccgccgccacggcgcgcgTCGAGGTCGAGCCCACGCCGTGCTGGATGCCCTCCCCCGCCAGGTTCGCCACGCCGTCCGCCACGCCGAGACACGTCGTCGTCACCACCAGGCCGGCCTCCCCCATGCCGCGCATCTGGTGGGTCGCCGACCTGATGCGGTGGATGTCGCGCGCGAAGCGCCGGTCAGCAAAGAGGCAGCACGCCGACGTCCACGGAGCCGAGTCCGCCGCCGCGGTATCCCAGCTGGACGCCGCCGTGGACCCGGACGAGCTGGAGCGGAAGGCAGCGTTCGAGCGACTGGACAACCTGGGACGGTGCATCGCGGACGTGGAGAGCAGCGGCGAGAAGGTGTTCAGAGCCCTCGTCAACACCAGAGTCTCCCTCCTCAACATCCTCAGCCCAGCCTTCTGA